GTCCATGCCCAGCGTCACAGCGGGCACATCCAGCGACACGCTGTTGGTATTGCACTGATCCAGCGTGTAGCTGAACCACAGGGTCATGCTGCCCGCAAAGCGGCTCTGCAGGGCGGCGATATCCGCCTTGAGCTGATCCGCGCGGGAAACGCCGCTGGTCTCGCCGTAGTCCTGTTTGCGGCTGAGCTTCGGGAACTGGACATTGGTCAGGACTACCTGCTCAAAGCCCATGCCCTGCACCTCGGCTACCAGATCGCCTACATATTCCACTGCCGCAGCGGAGTAGGGATTCAGCCATGCATTGCCGCCCTTCTGGGCGTCCAGCCACAGGCCGTCGCCGTAGTGGATGGCCATGCTGCGGTCGGTGCGGGAGGAGATGGGGTCCTTGAAGGCTGCAAGCTGGGCCACAGGGACTACGCCCTCTTCCCGGAAGATGGCCGCGATGCGGGCCGGGTCCACGGTGGTGTCGGCAATGCTCTGGGCGGCAGCCGGCACCTGCGAAGCGTAGCAGATGCTGCCATCCGGTGTTTTCAGGGTCACAAGGCCGTAATCCGCTCCCTGCGCCTTGAGCTGCTGCGCCGCTGCACGGATGGCCGCATCATCGGCAAGGGTGCTCACATCCACTGCGGCCCAGCTGCCGCCGGTAATGGCCTTGCCGTCCAGCTCCTTGGGCTGTTCCGGCTCCGGCTGGGACGAAGCCGCTTCCTGTACCGCCGAGGATGCAGCTGCTTCGGACGAGGCGGCTGCGCGGGATGCCGATTCAGCTTCCAGATCACGGTTCTTCACCACAGTATACCAGGTGTGGGTAGCCCAGTCCAGCACGTGGGGTGCTGCCAGCCAGGCTGCGCCCAACACCGCCAGCACCAGCACCACGATGCCGATGCATTTTTTGATGCGTGTACCGCGGCTGTAGAAGCTGCGGCGGTAGCGCTTGACCTTCTGACGTTTATACTTTGCCATTGTCGATTCTCCTCCCTGCCAATGTTACAGGATCACAGAATGTCCGGTGAAACCATAGATCGCCAGTGCCAGCACGCCGATATACACCAGCGTGATGGGCAGGCCGCGGAATGCTTCCGGGATGGCCTTGCTGCGCAGGCGGTGGCGGGCCTCCGTTACCAGCAGCACCGCCAGCACATAGCCAAGGCCGCTGCCAAGGCCAAAGCCAAGGCTCTGCCCCAGCGTAAAGCTCTGGGTGCGCTCCACCAGTACAGTGCCCAGCACACAGCTGTTCAGGCCCGCCAGCGGCACGATGCGCAGCAATGCGCTGCGGTGCGGCAGGCCCTTCGCCAGCCACAGCACGGCGTGCTCCAGAACGCACACCACGGCAATGCTGGCAATATACACCAGCGGGCGCAGCTGGGCACGGTTTGCCAGCGGCGCGATCCGGCTGCCGGCATACCACGCAAAGGGCGTTACCAGCACCTGCGTGATGCACAGCTGCATACCGAACAGCCAGCTGCTGGTGCGGTCATCGCCCACCAGCTGCACCAGACGCGAAACGCCCAGTGCACGGGTAAAGACGGCGTTCTGCGCGAACACCGCCAGCAGTGCATAGCTGAAGAACACTGCGCTCGTTGTTACAACATCTCTCATTGTTCGCGGTCCGCCTCCTTCTGGGAATGCACATCCACAAGGTTGCGTGCCTCTTTGGTGAGATATGCCTTGCGCTTTTGGGCCAGTGCACGCCATACGGCGCACAGCACGCCCAGCACGATAAAGCCGCCTGCCGGCATGCTTGCCATGGGCAGCACCGGGCGGCTGATAACCACACCGAACATGGTGCCTGCGGCCAGCCATTCACGGACGCAGCCCAGCAGCACCAGCAGCAAAGCATAGCCCACCGTGATGCGCAGGCCCTTGGAGACAGCCTTGCGCACCGTCTCCTGCACGCGGCCAAAGCGGTAGGTCAGCAGCGGCTCCACCGTGAGCAGGGGCAGGTAGATGCCAAGGCTCAGCAGGCTGGTGCTGAACAGTATATTCAGGATGGGATACACCGCCAGATACACCACCGCCGTGCTGAAGCCGTACACCAGTGCACGGGGCAGCAGCTTTTTCTGCAGCGTTTCCGGGGCGGGATCCTCGTCGTGCAGGGGCACAAGGCGGCTCAGCAGACAGGCCAGCACGCGGGAGGGCACCAGCAGCAGCGCCACCGCCACCGCCAGCATCACCGCATTCTGGCCGCTGGTGGCAAGCACCACCAGCGGGGCAAGGCCCATGCCCTGCATGACCACCGGGTTATTCAGGAACACACGGTCATGGTGGGCAAACTTGTTGGGATCTTTTACGATCAGTTCAGCCGTTGCGCGTCTCATTGTGCTGCCCCTTTCCGGCATCTGCCTGCAGATGGGTCAGGTGATACAGCTTTGCCTCGGTGCGGTCGATCCATGCCGACACACTGTTGACCGCCAGCAGCGCAAAGCACACACCGGTCTCGTACACGCCATAGTAGCGGAAGCCCATGCTCACAACGCCCACCAGCACGCCGTACAGCACACGACCCATGCGGTGGTGCACGCAGGTGTAAGGCTCGTTGATCAGGAACACCGCGCTGAACAGGATCGCGCCAGTCAGCAGCTCATCCCGCACACACTGCAGGCGGGGCAGGATATTTGACAGCACGGCACTGTCGGCAAGGCCCGCCTGCCGCGGGAAGAAGAACGCAATGACCGCACAGGTCACAAGAAAGCTGATCGATGCAGACATGTGGGCATCCTTCTGGGTCCACAAAAACAGGCCGCAGGCAAGGATCACCAGCGCAGCGCCAGTGCCCATGGGAGCAGCATATTCGCCCAGACCCAGCGCCAGCGAGCCGATGTTCAGCATGCCGCCGCTGCGCAGGGTGTCCTCAATGGCGCTGGAGACCGGCACCATGGAAGCGTCCCACAAAGGGATGTTCGTATAGGGCTGCGGATAGCGGAACACCTGTTCCGGCCATGACACTGCCGCCACCACATAGCCCACAGCAGCCGGGTTGAAGGGGTAGCTGCCGTAGCCGCCAAAGATCTCCTTGCCGATCAGCACACCTGCAAGCACTGCGGCGATCAGAACATAGATATCCACCGTCACCGGCATCAGCAAGGCAATGACGAGCGCAAAGCTCTCGTTGGAAAAGTCACTGCCCTGATACACGCGGCGGCGCAGCAGCGAAACGAGACGGTCGCACA
Above is a genomic segment from Faecalibacterium taiwanense containing:
- a CDS encoding putative glycoside hydrolase; this encodes MAKYKRQKVKRYRRSFYSRGTRIKKCIGIVVLVLAVLGAAWLAAPHVLDWATHTWYTVVKNRDLEAESASRAAASSEAAASSAVQEAASSQPEPEQPKELDGKAITGGSWAAVDVSTLADDAAIRAAAQQLKAQGADYGLVTLKTPDGSICYASQVPAAAQSIADTTVDPARIAAIFREEGVVPVAQLAAFKDPISSRTDRSMAIHYGDGLWLDAQKGGNAWLNPYSAAAVEYVGDLVAEVQGMGFEQVVLTNVQFPKLSRKQDYGETSGVSRADQLKADIAALQSRFAGSMTLWFSYTLDQCNTNSVSLDVPAVTLGMDNLLVTADKAMDADSRTALEQSAAGQGVQHLVLHSADIFQ
- a CDS encoding Rnf-Nqr domain containing protein, whose product is MRDVVTTSAVFFSYALLAVFAQNAVFTRALGVSRLVQLVGDDRTSSWLFGMQLCITQVLVTPFAWYAGSRIAPLANRAQLRPLVYIASIAVVCVLEHAVLWLAKGLPHRSALLRIVPLAGLNSCVLGTVLVERTQSFTLGQSLGFGLGSGLGYVLAVLLVTEARHRLRSKAIPEAFRGLPITLVYIGVLALAIYGFTGHSVIL
- a CDS encoding Rnf-Nqr domain containing protein, yielding MRRATAELIVKDPNKFAHHDRVFLNNPVVMQGMGLAPLVVLATSGQNAVMLAVAVALLLVPSRVLACLLSRLVPLHDEDPAPETLQKKLLPRALVYGFSTAVVYLAVYPILNILFSTSLLSLGIYLPLLTVEPLLTYRFGRVQETVRKAVSKGLRITVGYALLLVLLGCVREWLAAGTMFGVVISRPVLPMASMPAGGFIVLGVLCAVWRALAQKRKAYLTKEARNLVDVHSQKEADREQ
- a CDS encoding RnfABCDGE type electron transport complex subunit D; this translates as MDESLIREQEAQLQKTGRYYKHICFMAVPVLCMACFLYGVRPLLLCGIAVLTGNLCDRLVSLLRRRVYQGSDFSNESFALVIALLMPVTVDIYVLIAAVLAGVLIGKEIFGGYGSYPFNPAAVGYVVAAVSWPEQVFRYPQPYTNIPLWDASMVPVSSAIEDTLRSGGMLNIGSLALGLGEYAAPMGTGAALVILACGLFLWTQKDAHMSASISFLVTCAVIAFFFPRQAGLADSAVLSNILPRLQCVRDELLTGAILFSAVFLINEPYTCVHHRMGRVLYGVLVGVVSMGFRYYGVYETGVCFALLAVNSVSAWIDRTEAKLYHLTHLQADAGKGQHNETRNG